The window TGTTGATCGGATCCGACACTTTTCCCAAGAGTTTCTTTTGTTCCTTCTACATTCAAAACATCATCAACAATCTGGAAAGCAAGTCCCACCTTTTCTCCATAAATTTTTAGTGCCTCTAGTTGTGCCCCACTGGCACCCGCAATTTTGGCGCCACTTGTAATGGATGTGATAATCAAACATCCAGTTTTATAATGATGAATTTTTTCCAAAGCAGTGGCATCGCTTTTCTTTCCTTCTCCTTCCAGATCCAGAATTTGTCCCCCCACCATACCAGAGCGGCCCGTGGCACGGGCAACATCTCGAATCACATCGACCAAAATATTTGGAGAGATTTGGTGCACAATATTGGGATGACAAAGCAGATAAAAAGCTTCCGACAATAAGGCGTCTCCGGCCAAAATGGCGACGCCTTCTCCATAAACTTTGTGATTGGTTGGTTTGCCTCTTCTGAAATCGTCATTGTCCATGGCTGGCAAATCATCATGAATCAAAGAAAAGGTGTGAATCATTTCCAGCGCGCAAGCCAGCGGTAACACCGGTTCGATGTCTC of the Deltaproteobacteria bacterium genome contains:
- a CDS encoding polyprenyl synthetase family protein, giving the protein MNIEQYLNNQKAVVDKALFSFLTENKESPQKLEEAIEYSLKAGGKRIRPILAIATAQAVGGDIEPVLPLACALEMIHTFSLIHDDLPAMDNDDFRRGKPTNHKVYGEGVAILAGDALLSEAFYLLCHPNIVHQISPNILVDVIRDVARATGRSGMVGGQILDLEGEGKKSDATALEKIHHYKTGCLIITSITSGAKIAGASGAQLEALKIYGEKVGLAFQIVDDVLNVEGTKETLGKSVGSDQQHNKSTYPSLFGLAVSKKMAQDLAEQAIAVLEIFDDKADPLRGIAQYIVSRKN